The Pseudomonas iranensis genome includes a window with the following:
- a CDS encoding malic enzyme-like NAD(P)-binding protein, with translation MSDLKTAALEYHANPRPGKLSVELTKATATARDLSLAYSPGVAEPVREIARDPELAYKYTGKGNLVAVISDGTAILGLGNLGPLASKPVMEGKGVLFKRFAGIDVFDIEVDSESPQAFIDTVKRISITFGGINLEDIKAPECFEIERALIEQCDIPVFHDDQHGTAIVTAAGMINALEIAGKTLPEAKIVCLGAGAAAISCMKLLVSMGARIENIFMVDRTGVIHSGRDDLNQYKAVFAHATEKRTLADALAGADVFVGLSGPNLLSAEGLLSMAANPIVFACSNPDPEISPELAHATRSDVIMATGRSDYPNQVNNVLGFPFIFRGALDVRAKRINEEMKVAAANALRELAKLPVPQDVCDAYGGAPLEFGREYIIPKPMDKRLITLISDAVAKAAIETGVATLPYPKNYPLKSVDDVFNG, from the coding sequence ATGTCTGATCTGAAAACTGCCGCTCTCGAATACCACGCCAATCCTCGTCCGGGGAAGCTGAGTGTCGAGCTCACCAAGGCCACTGCTACCGCCCGCGACCTGTCGCTGGCCTACAGCCCCGGCGTAGCTGAACCAGTACGCGAGATCGCTCGCGATCCTGAACTGGCCTACAAATACACCGGCAAGGGCAACCTGGTGGCAGTCATTTCCGACGGCACCGCGATTCTCGGCCTGGGCAACCTCGGCCCACTGGCTTCCAAGCCTGTAATGGAAGGCAAGGGCGTACTGTTCAAGCGTTTCGCCGGCATCGACGTATTCGACATCGAAGTCGACTCGGAAAGCCCGCAAGCCTTCATCGACACCGTCAAGCGCATCTCCATCACCTTCGGTGGCATCAACCTGGAAGACATCAAGGCGCCAGAGTGCTTTGAGATCGAACGCGCTCTGATCGAGCAGTGCGATATTCCGGTGTTCCACGATGACCAGCACGGCACCGCGATCGTGACCGCTGCGGGCATGATCAACGCCCTGGAAATCGCTGGCAAAACCCTGCCGGAAGCGAAGATTGTCTGCCTCGGCGCCGGCGCTGCCGCCATCTCCTGCATGAAACTGCTGGTGAGCATGGGCGCTCGCATTGAAAACATCTTCATGGTTGACCGTACCGGCGTGATCCACTCCGGCCGTGACGACCTGAACCAGTACAAAGCTGTGTTCGCCCACGCTACCGAGAAGCGCACCCTGGCAGACGCACTGGCAGGCGCTGACGTATTCGTCGGTCTGTCCGGTCCGAACCTGCTGAGCGCCGAAGGCCTGCTGTCGATGGCGGCCAACCCGATCGTCTTCGCCTGCTCCAACCCGGATCCGGAAATCTCCCCGGAACTGGCGCACGCCACCCGTAGCGACGTGATCATGGCCACCGGCCGTTCGGACTACCCGAACCAGGTCAACAACGTGCTGGGCTTCCCGTTCATCTTCCGTGGTGCCCTGGACGTTCGCGCCAAGCGCATCAACGAAGAAATGAAAGTCGCCGCCGCCAACGCCCTGCGCGAACTGGCCAAACTGCCTGTTCCACAGGACGTGTGCGATGCCTACGGTGGCGCTCCGCTGGAATTCGGCCGTGAGTACATCATTCCGAAACCAATGGACAAGCGCCTGATCACCCTGATCTCCGACGCCGTGGCCAAGGCTGCGATCGAGACCGGCGTGGCCACCCTGCCTTATCCGAAGAACTACCCGCTGAAAAGCGTGGATGACGTGTTCAACGGCTAA
- a CDS encoding penicillin-binding protein 1A, with protein sequence MRLLKFFGWSIVAVFCGLLLGLSGAFLYLSPGLPSVEALRSIQLQIPLRVYSSDNKLIAEFGEMRRTPIRFADIPPNFINALLSAEDDNFANHYGVDPSSLMRAATQLVKSGHIQSGGSTITMQVAKNFFLTSERSFSRKTTEILLALQIERQLTKDEILELYVNKIYLGNRAYGIEAAAQVYYGKSIRDISLAQMAMIAGLPKAPSRFNPLANPARSKERRDWILGRMYKLGKISEADYTAAINEPLNASYHVPTPEVNAPYIAEMARAEMVGRYGSEAYTEGFRVTTTVPSNLQEMANTALHEGLMTYDQRHGYRGPESRLPGKTREAWASELTKQRTISSLEPAIVTQVDKTGLQVLTRTGEEHVAWDTMKWARPFLNTNSMGANPRQPSDVAQVGDLIRVQRQTDNSLKFSQIPQAQGALVSLDPQNGAIRSLVGGFAFEQSNYNRAMQAKRQPGSSFKPFVYSAALDNGYTAASLVNDAPIVFVDEYLDKVWRPKNDTNTFLGPIRLREALYKSRNLVSIRLLQAMGVGKTIDYITRFGFNKQDLPPNLSLALGTATLTPMEIATGWSTFANGGYKITPYIIDKIESRNGDTLFVANPPTVPQGGAATDGIAAPATESFTVNATPVAVESPGNPAVPQAPAVAERIVDGRTTYILNSMLQDVIKLGTGRRALAMGRSDIAGKTGTTNESKDAWFSGYNADYVTTVWTGFDQPESLGRREFGGTVALPIWMNYMSAALKDKPPHVQPEPEGLLSLRVDPVSGRAATPSTPGAYFELFKAEDTPPSVNELGNGAVPGSPLPADEQAPIDLF encoded by the coding sequence ATTCGTCTGCTGAAATTTTTCGGTTGGTCCATCGTCGCCGTTTTCTGCGGACTGCTCCTAGGTCTCAGCGGCGCCTTTCTTTACCTTAGTCCGGGTTTGCCGTCTGTGGAGGCGCTGAGAAGCATTCAGTTGCAGATTCCTCTGCGCGTCTACAGCAGCGACAACAAGTTGATCGCAGAATTTGGCGAAATGCGCCGTACGCCGATCCGTTTCGCCGACATTCCGCCCAATTTCATCAATGCGTTACTAAGTGCTGAAGACGACAATTTTGCCAACCACTATGGCGTCGATCCGAGCAGCCTGATGCGCGCGGCAACGCAATTGGTCAAAAGCGGACACATTCAGTCCGGTGGCAGCACCATCACCATGCAGGTGGCGAAGAACTTCTTCCTCACCAGCGAGCGCAGCTTCTCGCGCAAAACCACGGAAATCCTGCTGGCCCTGCAGATCGAACGGCAACTGACCAAGGACGAGATCTTGGAGCTGTACGTCAACAAGATCTACCTGGGCAACCGCGCCTACGGCATCGAGGCGGCGGCGCAGGTGTATTACGGCAAATCGATCCGTGACATCAGCCTCGCGCAGATGGCGATGATCGCCGGTCTGCCAAAGGCTCCGTCGCGCTTCAACCCGCTGGCCAACCCGGCACGCAGCAAAGAACGCCGCGACTGGATCCTCGGGCGCATGTACAAGTTGGGCAAGATCAGCGAAGCCGACTACACCGCGGCGATCAACGAGCCGCTGAACGCCAGCTACCACGTGCCGACCCCGGAAGTGAACGCACCGTACATCGCCGAAATGGCCCGTGCCGAAATGGTCGGTCGTTATGGCAGCGAGGCCTACACCGAAGGCTTCCGTGTCACCACCACGGTGCCAAGCAACCTGCAGGAAATGGCCAACACCGCGCTGCACGAAGGCTTGATGACCTACGACCAGCGCCACGGCTACCGTGGCCCCGAGTCGCGCCTGCCGGGCAAGACCCGCGAAGCGTGGGCCAGCGAACTGACCAAGCAGCGCACCATCAGCAGTCTCGAACCTGCGATCGTTACCCAAGTCGATAAAACCGGCCTGCAAGTGTTGACCCGCACCGGTGAAGAGCACGTTGCCTGGGACACGATGAAATGGGCGCGACCGTTCCTCAATACCAACAGCATGGGCGCCAACCCGCGCCAGCCGTCGGATGTCGCGCAGGTCGGTGATCTGATCCGCGTGCAGCGCCAGACCGACAATTCACTGAAATTCAGTCAGATTCCGCAGGCTCAGGGCGCACTGGTGTCGCTGGATCCGCAGAACGGCGCGATCCGTTCGCTGGTGGGTGGCTTCGCTTTCGAGCAGAGCAACTACAACCGCGCCATGCAGGCCAAGCGTCAGCCTGGTTCGAGCTTCAAGCCATTCGTTTACAGCGCTGCGCTGGATAACGGCTACACCGCTGCCAGTCTGGTCAATGATGCGCCGATCGTGTTCGTCGACGAGTACCTGGACAAGGTCTGGCGACCGAAGAACGACACCAACACCTTCCTCGGCCCGATCCGCCTGCGTGAAGCGCTGTACAAGTCGCGCAACCTGGTGTCGATCCGCCTGTTGCAGGCCATGGGCGTGGGCAAGACCATCGACTACATCACCCGCTTCGGCTTCAACAAGCAGGACCTGCCGCCAAACCTGTCGCTGGCTCTCGGCACCGCGACGCTGACGCCGATGGAAATCGCCACTGGCTGGAGCACTTTCGCCAACGGCGGCTACAAGATCACCCCGTATATCATCGACAAGATCGAAAGCCGTAACGGCGACACGCTGTTCGTCGCTAACCCGCCGACCGTGCCACAGGGAGGTGCGGCGACCGACGGTATCGCTGCGCCAGCCACCGAGTCGTTCACGGTCAACGCCACACCGGTTGCCGTTGAATCGCCGGGTAACCCGGCCGTGCCGCAAGCGCCGGCCGTCGCCGAGCGGATTGTCGATGGGCGTACCACCTACATCCTCAACAGCATGCTGCAGGACGTGATCAAGCTTGGCACCGGCCGGCGCGCACTGGCCATGGGCCGCAGTGACATCGCCGGCAAGACCGGTACCACCAACGAATCGAAAGATGCCTGGTTCTCCGGTTACAACGCTGATTACGTAACCACGGTGTGGACCGGTTTCGACCAGCCGGAAAGCCTCGGTCGCCGTGAATTCGGCGGCACCGTGGCGCTGCCGATCTGGATGAATTACATGTCGGCCGCGCTGAAAGACAAGCCGCCACATGTGCAGCCTGAGCCAGAAGGTCTGCTCAGCCTGCGGGTGGACCCGGTCAGCGGCCGCGCCGCGACGCCGAGCACGCCGGGGGCGTACTTCGAACTGTTCAAGGCCGAAGACACTCCGCCATCGGTGAACGAGCTGGGCAACGGCGCCGTACCGGGCAGCCCGCTGCCGGCGGATGAGCAGGCGCCGATCGATCTGTTCTGA
- a CDS encoding pilus assembly protein PilM produces the protein MLGLFNKKTNALLGIDISSTSVKLLELSRQGERYRVEAYAVEPLPANAVVEKNIAELEGVGQALSRLLVKARTGVKSVAVAVAGSAVITKVIEMDAGLSDDELENQLKIEADQYIPYPLDEVAIDFEVQGVSPRNPERVNVLLAACRKENVEVREAALALAGLTARVVDVEAYALERSFGLLATHLAASQERLTVAVVDIGATMTTLSVLHNGKIIYTREQLFGGRQLTEEIQRRYGLTVEQAGLAKKQGGLPDDYVSEVLQPFREALVQQVSRSLQFFFASGQYNAVDHILLAGGTASVPGLDRLIEQRLDTPTQVANPFADMALGSKVNAGALASDAPALMIACGLALRSFD, from the coding sequence GTGCTGGGACTCTTCAATAAAAAGACCAATGCGTTACTGGGGATCGACATCAGCTCCACGTCGGTGAAGCTGCTGGAACTGAGCCGTCAGGGCGAGCGCTACCGGGTCGAGGCCTACGCGGTGGAGCCATTGCCGGCAAACGCCGTGGTCGAAAAGAACATCGCCGAACTCGAGGGCGTTGGCCAGGCACTGAGCCGCCTGCTGGTCAAGGCGCGTACCGGGGTCAAGAGCGTGGCGGTGGCAGTGGCCGGTTCGGCGGTGATCACCAAAGTCATCGAGATGGACGCCGGGCTGTCCGACGACGAACTGGAAAACCAGCTCAAGATCGAGGCCGACCAATACATTCCCTATCCGCTGGACGAAGTCGCCATCGACTTTGAAGTCCAGGGCGTCTCGCCGCGCAACCCGGAACGGGTCAACGTGCTGCTTGCCGCCTGTCGCAAGGAGAACGTCGAGGTGCGTGAAGCGGCGCTGGCGCTCGCCGGCCTGACCGCGCGGGTGGTGGATGTCGAGGCCTACGCGCTGGAGCGCTCGTTCGGCCTGCTGGCGACGCATCTGGCGGCCTCACAGGAGCGCCTGACCGTGGCGGTGGTCGACATTGGCGCGACCATGACCACCCTCAGCGTCCTGCACAACGGCAAGATCATCTACACCCGCGAGCAATTGTTTGGCGGGCGCCAACTCACCGAAGAGATCCAGCGCCGCTACGGCCTCACGGTCGAACAGGCGGGCCTGGCGAAAAAGCAGGGCGGGCTGCCTGACGATTACGTCAGCGAGGTCTTGCAGCCATTTCGCGAGGCGCTGGTGCAGCAAGTCTCGCGCTCGCTGCAGTTCTTCTTCGCCTCCGGCCAGTACAACGCGGTCGACCATATCCTGCTGGCGGGCGGCACCGCCTCGGTGCCCGGCCTGGACCGTCTGATCGAACAGCGTCTGGATACGCCGACGCAGGTCGCCAACCCGTTCGCCGACATGGCCCTGGGCAGCAAGGTTAACGCCGGAGCGCTGGCCAGCGACGCGCCAGCCTTGATGATTGCCTGCGGGCTCGCGCTCAGGAGTTTCGACTGA